From a single Pseudomonas cremoricolorata genomic region:
- a CDS encoding FKBP-type peptidyl-prolyl cis-trans isomerase: MSELNLSTDETRVSYGIGRQLGGQLRDNPPPGVSLEAIVAGLTDAFNGAESRVNEADLSASFQVIREVMQAEAAAKAEAAAGAGKAFLAENAQREGVITLASGLQYEVVTTGEGAKPGRDDTVRTHYHGTLIDGSVFDSSYQRGQPAEFPVGGVIAGWTEALQLMNAGSKWRLYVPSELAYGAQGVGSIAPHSVLIFDIELLDVL; this comes from the coding sequence ATGTCCGAACTCAATCTGTCCACCGACGAAACCCGCGTCAGCTACGGCATCGGCCGCCAGCTGGGCGGTCAGCTGCGTGACAATCCGCCACCGGGTGTCAGCCTCGAAGCCATCGTCGCTGGCCTGACCGACGCCTTCAACGGTGCCGAAAGCCGCGTCAACGAAGCCGACCTGTCGGCCAGCTTCCAGGTGATCCGTGAAGTGATGCAGGCTGAAGCTGCGGCCAAGGCCGAAGCGGCAGCGGGCGCTGGCAAGGCATTCCTCGCCGAAAACGCTCAGCGCGAAGGCGTGATCACCCTGGCCTCGGGCCTGCAGTACGAAGTGGTCACCACTGGCGAAGGCGCCAAGCCTGGCCGTGACGACACCGTGCGTACCCACTACCACGGCACCCTGATCGACGGTTCGGTGTTCGACAGCTCGTACCAGCGTGGCCAGCCTGCCGAATTCCCGGTGGGCGGCGTGATCGCCGGCTGGACCGAAGCCCTGCAACTGATGAACGCCGGCAGCAAATGGCGCCTGTACGTGCCGAGCGAGCTGGCCTACGGCGCCCAGGGCGTTGGCAGCATCGCCCCGCACAGCGTTCTGATCTTCGACATCGAGCTGCTCGACGTCCTGTAA
- a CDS encoding zinc ribbon domain-containing protein YjdM, with the protein MSTLPPCPKCNSEYTYEDGTQLICPECAHEWSASGDAEAASDEVVKKDSVGNVLQDGDTVTVIKDLKVKGSSLVVKVGTKVKNIRLCDGDHDIDCKIDGIGAMKLKSEFVRKV; encoded by the coding sequence GTGAGCACGCTGCCCCCCTGCCCCAAATGCAATTCCGAATACACCTACGAAGACGGCACCCAGCTGATCTGCCCTGAATGCGCCCACGAGTGGTCGGCCAGCGGCGACGCCGAGGCGGCCAGCGATGAAGTGGTGAAGAAGGATTCGGTCGGCAACGTGTTGCAGGACGGCGACACCGTGACCGTCATTAAAGACCTCAAGGTCAAAGGCTCGTCGCTGGTGGTCAAGGTCGGCACCAAGGTGAAGAACATTCGCCTGTGCGACGGCGATCACGACATCGATTGCAAGATCGACGGCATCGGCGCCATGAAGCTGAAGTCGGAATTCGTGCGCAAGGTCTGA
- the gdhA gene encoding NADP-specific glutamate dehydrogenase — protein sequence MIESVDSFLARLHQRDPAQPEFHQAVEEVLRSLWPFLEANPHYLQSGILERMCEPERAVLFRVSWVDDQGKVQVNRGFRIQMSSAIGPYKGGLRFHPSVNLSVLKFLAFEQVLKNSLTSLPMGGGKGGSDFDPKGKSDGEVMRFCQAFMSELYRHIGADVDVPAGDIGVGGREIGYLFGQYKRLANQFTSVLTGKGMNYGGSLIRPEATGYGCVYFAEEMLKRKQLRIDGHRVAISGSGNVAQYAARKVMDLGGKVISLSDSEGTLYCEAGLNDAQWDALMELKNVKRGRLSALASELGLEFRKGQTPWSLPCDIALPCATQNELNLEDARTLLGNGCFCVAEGANMPTTLDAVDLFIEAGTLFAPGKASNAGGVAVSGLEMSQNAMRLLWTAGEVDNKLHNIMQSIHHACVHYGEEADGSVNYVKGANIAGFVKVADAMLAQGVV from the coding sequence ATGATCGAATCCGTCGACAGTTTCCTGGCCCGCCTGCACCAGCGCGACCCTGCCCAACCCGAATTCCACCAAGCCGTCGAAGAGGTGCTGCGCAGCCTCTGGCCCTTCCTCGAAGCCAACCCTCACTACCTGCAGTCGGGCATTCTCGAACGTATGTGCGAACCCGAGCGTGCGGTGCTGTTCCGTGTGTCCTGGGTCGATGACCAGGGCAAGGTGCAGGTCAACCGCGGCTTCCGCATTCAGATGAGCAGCGCCATCGGCCCGTACAAGGGCGGCCTGCGCTTCCACCCGTCGGTGAATCTCAGCGTGCTCAAGTTCCTGGCCTTCGAGCAGGTACTGAAGAACTCGCTGACCTCGCTGCCCATGGGCGGTGGCAAAGGTGGCTCGGACTTCGACCCGAAGGGCAAGAGCGATGGCGAAGTCATGCGCTTCTGCCAGGCCTTCATGAGCGAGCTGTATCGCCACATCGGCGCCGATGTGGACGTACCGGCCGGTGATATCGGGGTCGGCGGCCGTGAAATCGGTTACCTGTTCGGCCAGTACAAGCGTCTGGCCAACCAGTTCACCTCGGTGCTCACCGGCAAGGGCATGAACTATGGCGGCAGCCTGATTCGCCCCGAGGCCACCGGCTATGGTTGTGTGTATTTCGCCGAGGAAATGCTCAAGCGTAAACAGCTGCGCATCGACGGTCACCGCGTGGCGATTTCCGGGTCCGGCAACGTGGCTCAGTATGCTGCGCGCAAGGTCATGGATCTGGGCGGCAAGGTGATCTCGCTGTCCGATTCGGAAGGCACGCTGTACTGCGAAGCTGGCCTCAACGATGCCCAGTGGGATGCCTTGATGGAGCTAAAGAACGTCAAGCGCGGGCGCCTCAGTGCGCTGGCCAGTGAGCTGGGCCTGGAGTTCCGCAAAGGCCAGACGCCGTGGTCGCTGCCCTGCGACATCGCCCTGCCTTGCGCCACGCAGAACGAGCTGAACCTGGAGGATGCCCGCACCCTGCTCGGCAATGGCTGCTTCTGCGTCGCCGAGGGCGCGAACATGCCGACCACCCTCGATGCGGTCGATCTGTTCATCGAGGCCGGCACGCTGTTCGCCCCGGGTAAGGCCTCCAACGCCGGTGGCGTTGCCGTGTCGGGGCTGGAAATGTCGCAGAACGCCATGCGCCTGCTGTGGACCGCAGGTGAGGTGGACAACAAACTGCACAACATCATGCAGTCGATCCACCATGCCTGCGTGCACTACGGCGAAGAGGCCGACGGCAGCGTCAACTACGTGAAAGGCGCGAACATCGCAGGCTTCGTCAAAGTGGCCGATGCCATGCTGGCGCAAGGGGTGGTGTAA
- a CDS encoding DUF4105 domain-containing protein, which yields MLKRLSLLALSVSAPLHAAPHLDSARAQQLADLPYWIALGHYEKGKLGGWRSYVDDRKFFLADDGAHHPAQELQATVAALYAPSSLGNQHAQCVFPARTRWLREQLTLTDLPRPDCSEYREWYADVAPHSAALIFPAAYLNSPSSMFGHTLLRIDKADTHSNETSLLSYAINFGAYIEGSDNSILYAWKGLAGGYPGLFALMPYQDKLSEYRSLENRDLWEYQLNLTPEETGRMVEHVWELKQVQFDYFFFDENCSYRLLELLQVARPSLDLTSQFPLTAIPTDTVKAVKQSGLVADTRYRPSRERELLARAEPLDAEEQQQVLALSADTAQLHSPGFTALPRERQALVQDAAYRLERYRANGQERDPAQATRSFELLRAINRNPPPPLQIEKPGLPEEGHESRTWQLGVGTRDDRAYAEYGLRMAYHDLNDNAYGFPLGAQIEILQLKLRQYEGNDWQVQRLDLATIRSLTPRNALLQPWSWQVAGGLERVPGKHGDEVLVSHVNGGAGGTWQLADEVLGFALGTARVEHHNDFAEFISPAAGFNTGVLWRNGLGNLSLEAKGDFFTNGEVRRSLSLNQQWELSRNLGLRLSAKREFSHLTSAQNEVMLEMKWYHY from the coding sequence ATGCTCAAACGCCTTTCCCTGCTGGCGCTCAGCGTCAGCGCACCGCTGCATGCCGCACCCCACCTCGATTCGGCCCGCGCGCAGCAGCTGGCTGACCTGCCGTACTGGATCGCCCTGGGGCATTACGAAAAAGGCAAGCTGGGCGGTTGGCGCAGCTATGTCGACGACCGCAAATTCTTCCTCGCTGACGACGGCGCGCATCATCCCGCGCAAGAGCTGCAAGCGACCGTCGCGGCGCTGTATGCCCCCTCCAGCCTGGGCAACCAACATGCGCAGTGTGTATTCCCAGCGCGTACGCGCTGGCTGCGCGAGCAACTGACCCTGACCGATCTGCCGCGCCCGGACTGCAGCGAATACCGCGAATGGTATGCCGATGTCGCACCGCACAGCGCAGCGCTGATCTTCCCGGCGGCCTACCTGAACAGCCCGTCGTCGATGTTCGGCCACACCTTGCTGCGTATCGACAAAGCCGATACCCACAGCAACGAAACCTCGCTGCTGAGCTACGCGATCAACTTCGGCGCGTACATCGAAGGCAGTGACAACAGCATTCTGTACGCCTGGAAAGGCCTGGCCGGCGGCTACCCCGGCCTGTTCGCGCTGATGCCTTACCAGGACAAGCTCTCTGAATACCGCAGCCTGGAGAACCGCGACCTGTGGGAATACCAGCTGAACCTGACGCCGGAAGAAACCGGGCGCATGGTCGAGCACGTCTGGGAACTCAAGCAGGTGCAGTTCGACTACTTCTTCTTCGACGAAAACTGCTCGTATCGCCTGCTCGAACTGCTGCAGGTGGCACGTCCGTCCCTCGACCTGACCTCACAATTCCCCCTGACCGCGATTCCCACCGATACGGTCAAGGCGGTCAAGCAGTCGGGCCTGGTCGCCGACACCCGCTACCGTCCGTCCCGCGAGCGCGAACTGTTGGCCCGGGCAGAACCGCTGGATGCCGAGGAACAGCAGCAGGTGCTGGCGCTCAGTGCCGACACCGCGCAATTGCACAGTCCAGGCTTCACCGCCCTGCCGCGCGAGCGCCAGGCGCTGGTGCAGGACGCCGCCTACCGGCTGGAGCGCTACCGCGCCAATGGCCAGGAGCGTGATCCGGCGCAAGCCACTCGCAGTTTCGAACTGTTGCGGGCGATCAACCGTAATCCGCCGCCGCCCTTGCAGATCGAAAAACCCGGCCTGCCGGAAGAAGGCCATGAGTCGCGTACCTGGCAACTGGGCGTCGGCACCCGTGATGACCGCGCCTACGCCGAATATGGCCTGCGCATGGCCTACCACGACCTCAACGACAACGCCTATGGCTTCCCGCTGGGCGCGCAGATCGAAATCCTCCAGCTCAAGCTGCGCCAGTACGAAGGTAATGACTGGCAGGTGCAGCGCCTCGACCTGGCCACCATCCGCTCACTGACCCCGCGCAACGCCCTGCTGCAACCGTGGTCGTGGCAAGTGGCCGGTGGCCTCGAGCGGGTGCCGGGCAAGCATGGCGATGAGGTGCTGGTCAGCCACGTCAATGGCGGTGCCGGTGGTACCTGGCAACTGGCCGACGAGGTGCTGGGTTTTGCCCTGGGAACGGCGCGGGTCGAACACCACAATGACTTCGCCGAGTTCATCTCCCCCGCTGCCGGTTTCAACACCGGCGTGCTGTGGCGCAACGGGCTGGGCAACCTGAGCCTTGAGGCCAAGGGTGATTTCTTCACCAATGGCGAGGTACGGCGCAGCCTGAGCCTCAACCAGCAGTGGGAGCTGTCGCGCAACCTGGGCCTGCGCCTGAGCGCCAAGCGTGAGTTCAGTCACCTGACCTCGGCGCAGAACGAGGTCATGCTGGAAATGAAGTGGTATCACTACTGA
- a CDS encoding GreA/GreB family elongation factor: MSRAFVNEDHAAAQASQPVERRVSDQPNYVTANGLAQLQARVATLNSEHAQLQAQGERADKQRLADNERDLRYFNARVLSAQVVPAATSGDTVQIGSQVTFVDEHDQQQVVRLVGEDEADAGRGLINWGSPLGRALLGAAPGDEVIWKRPAGDLSIEVLEIGR, encoded by the coding sequence ATGAGCCGAGCATTCGTCAACGAAGACCACGCCGCCGCCCAGGCCAGCCAGCCGGTCGAGCGGCGTGTCAGCGACCAGCCCAACTACGTCACCGCCAATGGCCTGGCACAGTTGCAGGCGCGGGTCGCGACCTTGAACAGCGAACACGCTCAATTGCAGGCGCAGGGCGAGCGCGCTGACAAACAGCGCCTGGCCGACAACGAGCGGGATTTGCGCTATTTCAATGCGCGAGTGTTGAGCGCCCAGGTGGTGCCTGCCGCGACCTCCGGTGACACGGTGCAGATCGGCAGCCAGGTGACTTTCGTCGATGAGCATGACCAGCAGCAGGTGGTGCGACTGGTCGGCGAAGATGAAGCCGATGCCGGCCGCGGGCTGATCAACTGGGGCTCACCCCTGGGCCGCGCCCTGCTTGGCGCGGCGCCAGGAGATGAAGTGATCTGGAAGCGACCGGCGGGTGATCTGTCGATCGAAGTGCTCGAGATCGGCAGGTAG
- a CDS encoding PA4570 family protein, whose amino-acid sequence MTYLIDAWLDRPQPYLRILHRETGEVCAVLGEDAIDELRDQGDLDLDGLNSSEPIVLKELVRNLFLFCYARALRPGGAQWGH is encoded by the coding sequence ATGACCTACCTCATCGACGCCTGGCTCGACCGCCCTCAACCTTACCTGCGCATCCTCCATCGCGAGACCGGCGAAGTCTGCGCGGTGCTTGGCGAAGACGCCATCGACGAACTGCGCGATCAGGGCGACCTCGACCTCGACGGGCTGAATTCCAGCGAACCGATCGTGCTCAAGGAACTGGTGCGTAACCTGTTTCTATTCTGCTATGCCAGAGCGTTGCGCCCGGGTGGCGCGCAATGGGGGCACTGA
- the ettA gene encoding energy-dependent translational throttle protein EttA → MAQYVYTMHRLSKVVPPKREILKNISLSFFPGAKIGVLGLNGAGKSTLLRIMAGVDKEFDGEARPMPDINVGYLPQEPQLDPSKTVREVVEEAVSVIKDAQARLDEVYAAYAEPDADFDKLAAEQAKLEAILQAADGHNLERQLDVAADALRLPAWEAKIEHLSGGEKRRVALCRLLLSAPDMLLLDEPTNHLDADSVAWLERFLHDFPGTVVAITHDRYFLDNVAGWILELDRGAGIPYEGNYSGWLEAKSDRLAQESKQQSAHEKAMKEELEWVRKGAKARQSKSKARLQRFEEMQSQEFQKRSETNEIYIPAGQRLGDKVIEFKNVSKGYGDRVLIDNLSFSMPKGAIVGVIGGNGAGKSTLFRMLMGKEQPDSGSIEIGETVQLACVDQSREDLDGSKTVFQQVSDGSDQIRIGNYEIPSRTYVGRFNFKGGDQQKFVKDLSGGERGRLHLALTLKEGGNVLLLDEPSNDLDVETLRSLEEALLDFPGAAIVISHDRWFLDRVATHILAYEDDSNVVFFEGNYTEYEADRKKRLGDAAAQPHRVRHKKLAQ, encoded by the coding sequence TTGGCTCAATACGTCTACACCATGCATCGGCTGAGCAAAGTCGTGCCGCCGAAGCGCGAAATCCTCAAGAACATTTCGTTGTCGTTCTTCCCCGGCGCCAAGATCGGCGTGCTGGGCCTGAACGGCGCCGGTAAATCGACCCTGCTGCGGATCATGGCCGGGGTCGACAAGGAGTTCGACGGCGAAGCCCGTCCGATGCCCGACATCAATGTTGGCTACCTGCCCCAGGAGCCGCAGCTCGACCCGAGCAAGACCGTGCGTGAAGTGGTCGAAGAGGCGGTCAGCGTGATCAAGGACGCCCAGGCGCGTCTGGACGAAGTCTACGCAGCCTACGCCGAGCCGGACGCCGACTTCGACAAACTGGCCGCCGAACAGGCCAAGCTCGAAGCCATTCTGCAGGCGGCCGACGGCCACAACCTCGAACGCCAGCTGGACGTCGCCGCCGACGCCCTGCGCCTGCCGGCCTGGGAGGCGAAAATCGAACACCTCTCCGGTGGCGAGAAGCGCCGTGTGGCGCTGTGCCGTCTGCTGCTGTCGGCCCCCGACATGCTGCTGCTCGACGAACCGACCAACCACCTGGACGCCGACTCGGTGGCCTGGCTCGAGCGCTTCCTGCACGACTTCCCCGGCACCGTGGTGGCGATTACCCACGACCGTTACTTCCTCGACAACGTCGCCGGCTGGATTCTCGAGCTCGACCGTGGCGCCGGCATTCCCTACGAGGGCAACTACTCGGGTTGGCTGGAAGCCAAGTCCGACCGTCTGGCCCAGGAATCCAAGCAGCAAAGCGCCCATGAAAAGGCCATGAAGGAAGAACTGGAGTGGGTGCGCAAAGGTGCCAAGGCTCGTCAGTCCAAGTCCAAGGCACGTCTGCAACGCTTCGAGGAAATGCAGTCGCAGGAATTCCAGAAGCGCAGCGAAACCAACGAGATCTACATCCCTGCTGGCCAGCGCCTGGGCGACAAGGTCATCGAGTTCAAGAACGTCAGCAAGGGCTATGGCGACCGCGTACTGATCGACAACCTGTCGTTCAGCATGCCCAAGGGCGCCATCGTCGGCGTGATCGGTGGTAACGGCGCCGGTAAATCCACGCTGTTCCGCATGCTCATGGGCAAGGAACAGCCGGACTCGGGCAGCATCGAGATTGGTGAAACCGTGCAACTGGCGTGTGTCGACCAGAGCCGTGAAGACCTCGACGGCAGCAAGACGGTGTTCCAGCAGGTGTCCGACGGTTCCGACCAGATCCGCATCGGCAACTATGAAATTCCGTCGCGCACCTACGTCGGGCGCTTCAACTTCAAGGGCGGCGACCAGCAAAAGTTCGTCAAGGACCTGTCCGGTGGTGAGCGCGGCCGTCTGCACCTGGCGCTGACCTTGAAAGAGGGCGGCAACGTGCTGCTGCTCGACGAACCGTCCAACGACCTCGACGTGGAAACCCTGCGTTCGCTGGAAGAAGCGTTGCTCGACTTCCCTGGCGCTGCCATCGTGATTTCCCACGATCGGTGGTTCCTTGACCGTGTGGCCACGCACATCCTGGCCTACGAAGACGATTCCAACGTGGTGTTCTTCGAAGGCAACTACACCGAGTACGAAGCCGATCGCAAGAAACGCCTGGGCGACGCGGCAGCCCAGCCGCATCGCGTGCGTCACAAGAAGCTGGCCCAGTAA
- a CDS encoding TIGR00645 family protein — protein sequence MERFLENAMYASRWLLAPIYFGLSLGLLALALKFFQEIIHVLPNVFSMAEADLVLVILSLIDMSLVGGLLVMVMFSGYENFVSQMDIDEGKEKLSWLGKMDSTSLKMKVAASIVAISSIHLLRVFMDAQNISTEYLMWYVIIHMTFVVSAFVMGYLDKLTKH from the coding sequence ATGGAACGCTTTCTTGAAAACGCGATGTACGCCTCCCGCTGGCTGCTCGCTCCGATCTACTTTGGCCTGTCGCTGGGCCTGCTGGCCCTGGCGCTGAAATTCTTCCAGGAAATCATTCACGTTCTGCCCAACGTATTCAGCATGGCCGAGGCCGACCTGGTGCTGGTGATCCTGTCGCTGATCGACATGTCGCTGGTCGGTGGTCTGCTGGTGATGGTGATGTTCTCCGGCTACGAGAACTTCGTGTCACAGATGGACATCGACGAGGGCAAGGAAAAGCTCAGCTGGCTGGGCAAGATGGACTCCACCTCGCTGAAGATGAAAGTCGCGGCGTCCATCGTGGCGATTTCTTCGATTCACCTGCTGCGGGTGTTCATGGATGCGCAGAACATCTCTACCGAGTACCTGATGTGGTACGTGATCATCCACATGACCTTCGTGGTTTCGGCGTTCGTCATGGGTTATCTGGACAAGCTCACCAAACACTGA
- a CDS encoding DUF6482 family protein yields MNLHQLHLEAIAGRVEELNLIGIEGGDYLLEACLDGKPHPLADAQGQRLRVRSVTEARELLQALPIESMNLVHWSVQDEMCGMGVHPEEDIKVAISPHPTW; encoded by the coding sequence ATGAACCTGCATCAGCTTCATCTCGAGGCCATCGCTGGCCGTGTGGAAGAACTCAACCTGATCGGCATCGAGGGCGGTGATTACCTGCTCGAAGCCTGCCTTGATGGCAAACCCCATCCACTTGCCGACGCCCAGGGCCAGCGCCTGCGGGTGCGCTCGGTAACCGAGGCCCGCGAGCTGCTGCAGGCCCTGCCCATCGAGTCGATGAATCTGGTGCACTGGTCGGTGCAGGACGAGATGTGCGGCATGGGCGTGCACCCCGAAGAAGACATCAAAGTCGCCATCTCGCCCCATCCGACCTGGTAG
- a CDS encoding Lon protease family protein — protein MPDPVASRLRLAPEALTRRFSAEQFDFSTTDDLEPFRGVLGQERAVEALQFGVAMPRPGYNVFVMGEPGTGRFSFVKRYLKAEGKRQKTPADWVYVNHFDDPREPRALELPSGSAGDFVADMHGLIDNLLATFPAVFEHPSFQQKKGAIDRTFNQRYDRALDVIERASLERDVALYRDSSNVAFTPMADGKALDEAEFAQLPDEVRERFHSDIAALEERLNEELASLPQWKRESNNQLRQLNEETITLALQPLLAPLSQKYAENAGVCAYLQSVQLNLLRTVIEQLVEDSKTDAAARKLLEDQYVPSLVAGHAGNSGAPVVFEPHPTYDNLFGRIEYSTDQGALYTSYRQLRPGALHRANGGFLILEAEKMLGEPFVWDGLKRALQSRQLKMESPLGELGRVATISLTPQVIPLSVKLVIIGSRQLYYALQDHDSDFQEMFRVLVDFDEDMPMVDENLEQFAQLLRTRTNEEGMAPLTSDAVARLATYSARLAENQSRLSARIGDLFQLVSEADFIRQLASDEMTDAGHIERALRAKATRTGRVSQRVLDDMLAGIILIDTHGAAIGKCNGLTVLEVGDSAFGMPARISATVYPGGSGIVDIEREVNLGQPIHSKGVMILTGYLGSRYAQEFPLAISASIALEQSYGYVDGDSASLGEACTLISALSRTPLKQCFAITGSINQFGEVQAVGGVNEKIEGFFRLCQARGLTGEQGVIIPKANVATLMLDQRVLQAVENGQFHVYAVSQADEALSLLVGEDAGTPDAQGEFPEGSVNARVVERLRFIAEMVSEEDIKEAEKERLESMVAQAKPD, from the coding sequence ATGCCCGATCCTGTCGCCTCGCGCCTGCGTCTCGCGCCTGAAGCCCTGACCCGGCGTTTCTCCGCTGAACAGTTCGACTTTTCCACCACCGATGATCTGGAGCCGTTCCGTGGCGTACTGGGCCAGGAGCGCGCCGTCGAGGCCTTGCAGTTCGGCGTGGCGATGCCGCGTCCCGGGTATAACGTCTTCGTCATGGGCGAGCCCGGCACCGGCCGCTTCTCGTTCGTCAAACGCTACCTGAAAGCCGAAGGCAAGCGTCAGAAGACCCCGGCCGACTGGGTTTACGTCAACCACTTCGACGACCCCCGCGAGCCGCGCGCGCTGGAGCTGCCATCGGGCAGCGCCGGTGACTTCGTCGCCGACATGCATGGCCTGATCGACAACCTGCTGGCGACTTTCCCGGCGGTGTTCGAACACCCCTCGTTCCAGCAGAAGAAGGGCGCCATCGACCGCACCTTCAACCAGCGCTACGACCGCGCCCTCGACGTCATCGAGCGCGCCTCGCTGGAGCGTGATGTGGCGCTGTACCGCGACAGCAGCAATGTCGCCTTCACCCCGATGGCCGATGGCAAGGCGCTGGATGAAGCCGAGTTCGCCCAGTTGCCTGATGAAGTGCGCGAGCGTTTCCACAGCGATATCGCCGCCCTGGAAGAGCGCCTCAACGAAGAACTGGCCAGCCTGCCGCAGTGGAAGCGCGAGTCGAACAATCAGCTGCGTCAGCTCAACGAAGAAACCATCACCCTGGCCCTGCAGCCGCTGTTGGCGCCGCTGTCGCAAAAGTATGCGGAAAACGCCGGGGTCTGCGCCTACCTGCAATCGGTGCAGCTCAACCTGCTGCGTACGGTGATCGAGCAACTGGTCGAAGACAGCAAGACCGACGCCGCCGCGCGCAAGCTGCTCGAAGACCAGTACGTGCCGAGCCTGGTCGCCGGTCACGCCGGCAACAGCGGGGCGCCGGTGGTGTTCGAGCCACACCCGACCTACGACAACCTGTTCGGGCGCATCGAATACAGCACCGACCAGGGCGCGCTGTACACCTCCTACCGGCAACTGCGCCCCGGCGCACTGCACCGCGCCAATGGCGGTTTCCTGATTCTTGAAGCCGAGAAAATGCTCGGCGAGCCGTTCGTCTGGGACGGCCTCAAGCGCGCCCTGCAGTCGCGCCAGTTGAAGATGGAATCGCCGCTGGGCGAACTCGGCCGGGTCGCGACCATCAGCCTGACCCCGCAAGTGATTCCGCTCAGCGTCAAGCTGGTGATCATCGGCTCGCGCCAGCTGTACTACGCCCTGCAGGACCACGATTCGGACTTCCAGGAGATGTTCCGCGTGCTGGTGGACTTCGACGAAGACATGCCGATGGTCGACGAGAACCTCGAGCAGTTCGCCCAGTTGCTGCGCACCCGTACCAACGAAGAGGGCATGGCGCCGCTGACCAGCGATGCCGTGGCGCGCCTGGCCACCTACAGCGCGCGCCTGGCAGAAAACCAGTCGCGGCTCTCGGCGCGCATCGGTGACCTGTTCCAGCTGGTCAGCGAAGCCGATTTCATTCGCCAACTGGCCAGCGACGAGATGACCGACGCCGGCCACATCGAACGCGCGCTGCGGGCCAAGGCCACACGCACCGGGCGGGTATCGCAACGGGTGCTGGACGACATGCTCGCCGGCATCATCCTCATCGACACCCACGGCGCCGCCATCGGCAAGTGCAACGGCCTGACCGTGCTGGAAGTGGGGGATTCGGCCTTCGGCATGCCGGCGCGTATTTCCGCGACCGTCTACCCCGGGGGCAGCGGCATCGTCGACATCGAGCGCGAGGTCAACCTCGGCCAGCCGATTCACTCCAAGGGGGTGATGATCCTCACCGGCTATCTGGGCAGTCGCTACGCCCAGGAATTCCCCCTGGCGATTTCCGCAAGCATCGCGCTGGAGCAGTCGTACGGTTATGTCGACGGCGACAGCGCTTCGCTCGGTGAGGCCTGCACGCTGATTTCGGCACTGTCGCGTACCCCGCTCAAACAGTGCTTCGCCATCACCGGCTCGATCAACCAGTTCGGTGAGGTGCAGGCGGTAGGTGGCGTCAACGAGAAGATCGAAGGCTTCTTCCGCCTGTGCCAGGCCCGTGGGTTGACAGGTGAGCAGGGGGTGATCATTCCCAAGGCCAACGTCGCCACGCTGATGCTCGACCAGCGCGTGCTGCAAGCGGTGGAAAACGGCCAGTTCCACGTCTATGCGGTCAGCCAGGCCGATGAGGCCCTGAGCCTGCTGGTTGGCGAGGATGCCGGCACCCCGGATGCGCAGGGTGAATTCCCCGAAGGCAGCGTCAATGCGCGGGTGGTCGAGCGGCTGCGTTTCATTGCCGAGATGGTCAGCGAGGAAGACATCAAGGAGGCAGAAAAAGAACGCCTTGAAAGCATGGTGGCGCAGGCAAAACCTGACTAG
- a CDS encoding DUF3015 domain-containing protein translates to MKRILLGTLFAAVSINAMAEAPGGPNCGWGNMLFEGQRGTPAHFLASTTNGTSGNATFGMTSGTNGCSTKASLTYGGKSWLAMNGMMNELSEDMAQGQGEALTTYAVVMGVAPEDRARFASVTHEHFQQIFNSADVNAETVHTNTLAVLKTDPQLAKYATEA, encoded by the coding sequence ATGAAACGGATTCTTCTGGGTACCCTGTTCGCCGCAGTTTCGATCAACGCCATGGCCGAAGCGCCAGGCGGCCCGAACTGCGGTTGGGGCAACATGCTGTTCGAGGGCCAGCGCGGTACTCCGGCCCATTTCCTGGCTTCAACCACCAACGGCACTTCGGGTAACGCCACCTTCGGCATGACCTCGGGCACCAATGGTTGCTCGACCAAGGCTTCGCTGACCTACGGCGGCAAATCCTGGCTTGCCATGAATGGCATGATGAACGAGCTGTCCGAAGACATGGCGCAAGGCCAGGGCGAAGCCCTGACCACCTACGCCGTGGTCATGGGTGTGGCGCCTGAAGATCGTGCGCGCTTCGCCTCCGTCACTCACGAGCACTTCCAGCAGATCTTCAACAGCGCGGACGTCAACGCCGAGACCGTGCACACCAACACCCTCGCGGTCCTCAAGACCGACCCGCAACTGGCCAAGTACGCCACCGAGGCTTGA